In Nakamurella antarctica, the following are encoded in one genomic region:
- a CDS encoding uroporphyrinogen-III synthase has product MTRARKPAGRILFIGAGPGDPGLLTVRAHAALATSSLVVTDPDVGTGITAVAAGAEIRPAVGEPADVAKSLIAAAKAGQDVVRLVAGDVLTADPVVAEIQSVAKSVIAFDVIPGVASAAAAASYAGIAVGSAYTTVDVRSDLNWAGLVTAPGTVMLQASAGHLANTAASLVQHGLAPETPASLTCGATLPTQRTVDGTIATVAALGRDMAGPLVVTIGAGVASRAKLSWWESRALYGWRALVPQTRDRDEAMFELLRRHGATPERVPTIAVEPPRTPAQMERAIKGLVDGRYQWLVFTSVNAVRAVWEKVTEFGLDARAFSGVSIACSDDASADAVRALGIFPELVATNAVFTAGLLEVFPEYDEILDPVDRILLPRADIATETLAEGLRERGWEIDDVTAYRTVRAAPPAAPIREAIKAGGFDLVLFTSSSTVRNLVGIAGKPHSRTLVGCLGPKTAETAREFGLRVDVQPEFPEIDLLVEAVAEHANRLRAEGALPPPRRTPKRR; this is encoded by the coding sequence ATGACCCGTGCACGCAAACCCGCTGGCCGCATCCTGTTTATCGGTGCCGGCCCCGGTGACCCCGGCCTGCTCACCGTGCGAGCCCACGCGGCCCTGGCGACCAGCTCGCTGGTCGTCACCGATCCTGACGTCGGTACCGGCATCACCGCGGTCGCAGCCGGAGCCGAGATTCGGCCAGCGGTAGGCGAGCCCGCAGATGTGGCTAAGTCGTTGATCGCCGCCGCGAAGGCTGGCCAGGACGTGGTCCGTCTGGTCGCGGGCGACGTCCTCACCGCAGACCCGGTGGTCGCCGAAATCCAGTCCGTCGCCAAGTCGGTCATCGCCTTCGACGTCATCCCCGGCGTGGCAAGCGCTGCCGCCGCAGCCTCGTACGCCGGCATCGCCGTCGGTTCGGCCTACACCACTGTCGATGTCCGATCCGATCTGAATTGGGCGGGACTGGTCACTGCACCGGGCACCGTGATGCTGCAGGCCAGCGCCGGTCACCTCGCCAACACCGCCGCAAGCCTTGTCCAGCATGGCCTCGCGCCAGAGACGCCAGCGTCCCTCACCTGCGGGGCGACACTGCCGACCCAGCGCACCGTCGATGGCACCATTGCAACGGTTGCCGCACTTGGCCGCGATATGGCGGGTCCGCTGGTCGTCACCATCGGGGCGGGCGTCGCATCGCGGGCAAAGTTGTCGTGGTGGGAATCGCGGGCGCTGTATGGCTGGCGGGCGCTCGTCCCGCAGACCCGCGATCGTGACGAGGCAATGTTTGAACTGCTGCGCCGTCATGGCGCCACCCCGGAGCGGGTGCCCACGATCGCTGTGGAACCGCCGCGGACCCCCGCTCAGATGGAACGCGCCATCAAGGGCCTCGTCGATGGCCGCTACCAATGGTTGGTGTTCACCTCCGTCAATGCAGTCCGGGCCGTGTGGGAAAAGGTCACCGAATTTGGGCTGGACGCGCGGGCGTTCTCCGGAGTCAGCATTGCCTGTTCCGATGACGCCAGTGCTGACGCCGTGCGCGCTCTCGGAATCTTCCCCGAACTGGTGGCGACCAACGCGGTCTTCACCGCGGGGCTGCTGGAAGTGTTCCCCGAGTACGACGAGATTCTCGACCCTGTTGATCGAATCCTGTTGCCACGCGCCGACATTGCTACCGAGACTCTGGCCGAGGGTTTGCGGGAGCGCGGCTGGGAAATTGATGACGTGACCGCCTATCGCACCGTCCGCGCTGCGCCGCCGGCCGCGCCGATCCGCGAAGCCATTAAGGCCGGCGGGTTTGACCTGGTGCTCTTCACGTCGTCTTCGACGGTGCGCAACCTTGTCGGTATTGCCGGCAAGCCGCACTCCCGGACGCTCGTTGGCTGTTTAGGCCCGAAAACGGCTGAAACGGCCCGTGAATTTGGCCTGCGCGTTGACGTCCAACCCGAGTTCCCAGAGATCGACTTGCTCGTGGAGGCGGTCGCCGAACACGCGAATCGACTCCGCGCCGAGGGGGCACTTCCGCCACCGCGTCGCACCCCCAAGCGTCGCTAA
- a CDS encoding redox-sensing transcriptional repressor Rex, with the protein MKISQLEPDRGGARPRDIPEATVARLAAYLRALTLMADLSATAKSGSASSEELAAAAGVNSATLRKDLSYLGTYGIRGVGYDIELLTAEIGRALGAHRPHRVALVGVGNLGAALAGYPGFLSRGLVIGALFDVDPHRVGQTVGGITVEHFDSIAHVCAREDVSIGVIATPEPAAQAAADALVSAGVRSILAFTPGVITVPADVDLRKVDLAIELQILAFHETRKTAEHSESSLSPAADGDTENISPAVAVSS; encoded by the coding sequence ATGAAGATTTCCCAGCTGGAGCCAGACCGAGGCGGTGCACGCCCCCGGGATATTCCCGAAGCCACCGTTGCGCGTCTGGCCGCCTACCTGAGGGCTCTCACCTTGATGGCCGACCTCTCGGCGACTGCAAAATCCGGATCCGCTTCTTCTGAAGAGCTCGCAGCCGCCGCGGGTGTCAACTCCGCGACGCTGCGCAAAGACCTGTCCTACCTGGGCACGTACGGAATTCGCGGTGTCGGTTACGACATCGAGTTGCTCACAGCCGAGATCGGCAGGGCGCTGGGTGCCCATCGCCCGCACCGGGTGGCACTCGTGGGCGTCGGGAACCTCGGCGCGGCCCTTGCCGGCTACCCGGGATTTCTTTCTCGCGGGCTCGTCATCGGAGCCCTATTCGACGTTGACCCACATCGTGTGGGGCAGACGGTGGGCGGGATCACCGTGGAACATTTTGACTCCATTGCTCACGTGTGCGCACGTGAGGATGTTTCGATCGGCGTCATCGCCACGCCCGAACCGGCGGCGCAGGCTGCGGCCGACGCGCTGGTCAGCGCCGGGGTGCGGTCGATCCTCGCTTTCACCCCGGGCGTTATTACCGTCCCCGCTGACGTTGACCTGCGGAAAGTTGATCTCGCAATTGAGCTGCAGATTTTAGCCTTCCATGAAACCCGTAAAACAGCGGAGCATTCTGAATCCAGCCTGTCGCCCGCTGCCGACGGTGACACCGAGAACATCAGCCCCGCGGTGGCGGTGTCGTCATGA
- a CDS encoding glutaredoxin family protein — MIVTLITRKDCHLCTEAAQVLSRVAAEVGIGWNEVDVDSDAEMRGEYGDQVPVVLIDGQMHSYFRLDEGRLRRALAD, encoded by the coding sequence ATGATCGTCACTCTTATTACTCGTAAGGACTGCCATTTGTGCACGGAAGCGGCGCAAGTGTTGTCTCGAGTGGCAGCTGAAGTCGGCATCGGTTGGAATGAAGTTGATGTCGATTCCGACGCCGAAATGCGCGGCGAGTACGGCGATCAGGTGCCGGTGGTTCTGATAGATGGCCAGATGCACAGTTATTTCCGGCTGGACGAGGGGCGCCTACGGCGGGCTCTCGCGGACTGA
- a CDS encoding class I adenylate-forming enzyme family protein: MRTGNVADLLRQAAADHGSRPALITDSVTHTWADLDRAADAGAAALRAAGLTAGSRLLIQLPTSPELALALLAGARADLIVVPTDPARADTSRIAGRVQAALVIGGPQVSAPAGFETEASAPHMTQGDIAQWWSAESPARIDPTTGGEDIAMLARASRSDKAVMLSHRALLAAVEMINNTTNLNLQTDDRVLQALPLFHLAGFATTFLPLAQVGGAAVIPQTPQVTGPNVSGTASWTGYTDSVLSAIHDHHVTVLPGAPALYRLLLRAESLERSLASVRLMTSGASPLNPQDFAAMKAKTGSAVWEGYGISEGASVVATTLMTKSPKPRSVGVPLPGIEIRFGGGGPEANDHSAGQAGAAEGGVRGQGDQKPEAKNQRPKQSGFLSDDARFADFDDESDPGRISIRGENLFSGYWPDGAGGPDADGWFATADVGYLDPAGELHLIDRASETVTVSGFTVYPREVESALLSHPYVRDVAVIGLPGRVGTELVAVIVASRGTTPTADDLAEHVATLLPAFKRPSAYHVVPILPRTELGRLDRDAVREEWAAKAGIDLRLPPPRAAGLKVVTPGAAPIAPLPPLDKPQQVPEVIDVSNLEGLGSRLPGVHGRSQRSRMDTDDDLFGEDFLGEQPEPQSQPHAADSTATNTADSTANNTADSTANNTADRTADNTGQQPGARNFPTKRSDSHADDDGQ; encoded by the coding sequence GTGAGAACCGGCAACGTCGCAGACCTGCTTCGGCAGGCGGCTGCGGATCACGGGTCACGACCGGCGCTGATTACCGATTCCGTCACCCACACTTGGGCAGACCTTGATCGGGCTGCCGATGCTGGCGCGGCAGCATTGCGGGCCGCAGGCTTGACGGCGGGAAGCAGGTTGCTGATCCAGCTACCAACCTCGCCGGAGCTCGCGTTGGCATTGCTCGCTGGCGCTCGGGCGGACCTCATCGTGGTGCCGACCGATCCGGCCCGCGCCGATACCTCGCGCATCGCGGGCCGTGTTCAAGCAGCCCTCGTTATCGGCGGTCCGCAGGTTTCGGCGCCCGCAGGTTTCGAGACGGAAGCTTCCGCACCCCACATGACGCAAGGTGACATAGCCCAATGGTGGAGCGCTGAGAGTCCCGCTCGCATTGATCCGACCACCGGCGGCGAAGACATCGCGATGCTGGCGCGGGCCTCACGCAGCGACAAGGCGGTGATGCTTTCGCACCGGGCGCTCCTGGCAGCCGTGGAGATGATCAACAACACCACCAACCTCAACCTGCAGACTGACGATCGGGTGCTGCAGGCGTTGCCACTATTTCACCTCGCCGGGTTTGCCACCACGTTTCTGCCGCTGGCGCAGGTGGGCGGCGCTGCCGTGATTCCGCAGACGCCGCAGGTCACGGGCCCGAATGTGAGTGGTACCGCGTCGTGGACGGGATACACCGATTCGGTGTTGAGCGCGATTCACGACCACCACGTGACGGTGCTGCCGGGCGCCCCCGCTCTCTACCGCCTGCTGCTCCGCGCGGAAAGCTTGGAGCGCTCGCTGGCATCGGTGCGGTTGATGACCTCGGGTGCCTCCCCGCTCAATCCGCAGGATTTTGCGGCAATGAAGGCGAAGACCGGCTCCGCGGTCTGGGAGGGCTACGGCATCTCCGAAGGCGCTTCGGTGGTAGCCACGACGCTGATGACGAAAAGCCCGAAGCCCCGTTCCGTTGGTGTGCCCCTGCCTGGAATCGAGATCCGTTTCGGCGGCGGTGGTCCCGAGGCGAATGATCACAGTGCTGGCCAGGCAGGCGCCGCCGAAGGTGGTGTTCGGGGTCAGGGTGATCAGAAACCGGAGGCAAAAAACCAGCGCCCCAAACAGTCGGGGTTCCTGTCCGATGACGCCAGATTTGCCGACTTTGATGACGAATCCGACCCCGGCCGGATCAGCATCCGCGGCGAGAACTTATTCAGCGGTTACTGGCCAGATGGCGCTGGCGGGCCCGATGCCGACGGGTGGTTCGCCACTGCTGATGTTGGCTATCTGGACCCGGCGGGGGAGTTGCATTTAATCGACCGGGCATCGGAGACGGTGACCGTGTCCGGGTTTACGGTGTATCCGCGGGAGGTCGAATCAGCGTTGCTGTCGCACCCGTATGTCCGCGATGTTGCTGTTATCGGCCTGCCTGGGCGGGTGGGGACTGAGCTGGTGGCCGTCATTGTCGCCTCCCGTGGCACTACGCCGACGGCCGACGACCTCGCTGAACACGTGGCCACCCTGTTGCCAGCTTTCAAACGACCTTCGGCCTACCACGTGGTGCCGATCCTGCCTCGGACCGAACTCGGCCGGCTTGATCGGGACGCTGTCCGCGAGGAATGGGCGGCTAAGGCAGGAATCGACCTGCGCCTCCCTCCGCCCCGCGCGGCAGGGTTGAAGGTGGTGACACCCGGGGCCGCGCCGATTGCGCCACTGCCGCCGCTGGACAAGCCGCAGCAGGTACCCGAAGTGATCGACGTGTCCAATCTTGAGGGCTTGGGTTCGCGATTGCCTGGGGTACACGGACGCTCACAGCGCAGCAGGATGGACACCGACGACGACCTTTTCGGCGAAGACTTTCTCGGAGAGCAACCGGAACCCCAGTCGCAACCTCACGCAGCCGACAGCACGGCTACTAACACGGCCGACAGCACGGCTAATAACACGGCCGACAGCACGGCTAATAACACCGCCGACAGGACGGCTGATAACACCGGCCAACAGCCCGGCGCTAGAAACTTCCCCACGAAACGAAGTGACTCCCACGCCGACGACGATGGCCAGTAG